A portion of the Bactrocera neohumeralis isolate Rockhampton chromosome 2, APGP_CSIRO_Bneo_wtdbg2-racon-allhic-juicebox.fasta_v2, whole genome shotgun sequence genome contains these proteins:
- the LOC126768030 gene encoding putative peptidyl-tRNA hydrolase PTRHD1 — MSNIVQYIIVRSDLRSSLGWPLGAVIAQCCHATAAVTHLYADDEDTISYLKDLDNMHKVVLEAKDEAALVKVAEKLKTNEIKHKLWIEQPENIPTCIAIKPYVKDNVHKFVKNLKLLKE; from the exons ATGTCGAATATTGTGCAATATATCATTGTGCGTAGTGATCTGCGATCCAGTTTGGGGTGGCCATTAGGCGCAGTGATAGCACAATGCTGCCACGCGACAG CGGCTGTAACGCATTTATACGCAGATGATGAGGATACAATTTCTTACTTAAAGGATTTAGATAATATGCATAAAGTGGTATTGGAG GCAAAAGACGAAGCGGCGTTAGTGAAGGTGGcggaaaaactgaaaacaaatgaaattaaacataAGCTATGGATAGAACAGCCAGAAAATATTCCAACGTGTATAGCAATAAAACCCTATGTTAAAGACAATGTGCATAAGTTtgttaaaaatctaaaattgctCAAAGAATAA
- the LOC126768028 gene encoding calexcitin-1: MSISDFRKKKLLFLFNVFFDVNQSGEIDVKDFELAIERVCKLRGWAENTPKNKEIHAVMLEIWEGLRSKADKDNDGQVSVDEWCNMWDAYAKDPSSVMDWQTKYMNFMFDLEDASTDGSIDAEEFTLVCSSYGLDKAECQDAFQKMSQGKSEVTRDQFAALWKEYFAAEDVNAPGNFIFGKNAF; the protein is encoded by the exons ATGTCAATCAGAGCGGCGAAATCGACGTTAAAGACTTTGAGTTGGCCATTGAG cGCGTCTGCAAGCTGCGCGGCTGGGCAGAGAACACACCCAAGAACAAGGAGATCCACGCGGTCATGCTGGAGATCTGGGAGGGCCTGCGCTCCAAGGCCGACAAGGACAATGATGGGCAG GTTTCCGTCGACGAGTGGTGCAACATGTGGGACGCCTACGCCAAGGATCCCAGCAGCGTCATGGACTGGCAAACCAAATACATGAACTTCATGTTCGACCTGGAGGACGCCTCGACTGATGGCAGCATCGACGCGGAGGAGTTCACATTGGTCTGCTCCAGCTATGGTCTGGACAAGGCCGAATGCCAAGACGCCTTCCAGAAAATGTCGCAG GGCAAGTCCGAGGTCACGCGCGACCAGTTCGCCGCCTTATGGAAGGAATACTTCGCAGCAGAAGATGTGAATGCGCCCGGCAATTTCATTTTCggcaaaaatgcattttaa